A region of Homo sapiens chromosome 17, GRCh38.p14 Primary Assembly DNA encodes the following proteins:
- the UTS2R gene encoding urotensin-2 receptor produces the protein MALTPESPSSFPGLAATGSSVPEPPGGPNATLNSSWASPTEPSSLEDLVATGTIGTLLSAMGVVGVVGNAYTLVVTCRSLRAVASMYVYVVNLALADLLYLLSIPFIVATYVTKEWHFGDVGCRVLFGLDFLTMHASIFTLTVMSSERYAAVLRPLDTVQRPKGYRKLLALGTWLLALLLTLPVMLAMRLVRRGPKSLCLPAWGPRAHRAYLTLLFATSIAGPGLLIGLLYARLARAYRRSQRASFKRARRPGARALRLVLGIVLLFWACFLPFWLWQLLAQYHQAPLAPRTARIVNYLTTCLTYGNSCANPFLYTLLTRNYRDHLRGRVRGPGSGGGRGPVPSLQPRARFQRCSGRSLSSCSPQPTDSLVLAPAAPARPAPEGPRAPA, from the coding sequence ATGGCGCTGACCCCCGAGTCCCCGAGCAGCTTCCCTGGGCTGGCCGCCACTGGCAGCTCTGTGCCGGAGCCGCCTGGCGGCCCCAACGCAACCCTCAACAGCTCCTGGGCCAGCCCGACCGAGCCCAGCTCCCTGGAGGACCTGGTGGCCACGGGCACCATTGGGACTCTGCTGTCGGCCATGGGCGTGGTGGGCGTGGTGGGCAACGCCTACACGCTGGTGGTCACCTGCCGCTCCCTGCGTGCGGTGGCCTCCATGTACGTCTACGTGGTCAACCTGGCGCTGGCCGACCTGCTGTACCTGCTCAGCATCCCCTTCATCGTGGCCACCTACGTCACCAAGGAGTGGCACTTCGGGGACGTGGGCTGCCGCGTGCTCTTCGGCCTGGACTTCCTGACCATGCACGCCAGCATCTTCACGCTGACCGTCATGAGCAGCGAGCGCTACGCTGCGGTGCTGCGGCCGCTGGACACCGTGCAGCGCCCCAAGGGCTACCGCAAGCTGCTGGCGCTGGGCACCTGGCTGCTGGCGCTGCTGCTGACGCTGCCCGTGATGCTGGCCATGCGGCTGGTGCGCCGGGGTCCCAAGAGCCTGTGCCTGCCCGCCTGGGGCCCGCGCGCCCACCGCGCCTACCTGACGCTGCTCTTCGCCACCAGCATCGCGGGGCCCGGGCTGCTCATCGGGCTGCTCTACGCGCGCCTGGCCCGCGCCTACCGCCGCTCGCAGCGCGCCTCCTTCAAGCGGGCCCGGCGGCCGGGGGCGCGCGCGCTGCGCCTGGTGCTGGGCATCGTGCTGCTCTTCTGGGCCTGCTTCCTGCCCTTCTGGCTGTGGCAGCTGCTCGCCCAGTACCACCAGGCCCCGCTGGCGCCGCGGACGGCGCGCATCGTCAACTACCTGACCACCTGCCTCACCTACGGCAACAGCTGCGCCAACCCCTTCCTCTACACGCTGCTCACCAGGAACTACCGCGACCACCTGCGCGGCCGCGTGCGGGGCCCGGGCAGCGGGGGAGGCCGGGGGCCCGTTCCCTCCCTGCAGCCCCGCGCCCGCTTCCAGCGCTGTTCGGGCCGCTCCCTGTCTTCCTGCAGCCCACAGCCCACTGACAGCCTCGTGCTGGCCCCAGCGGCCCCGGCCCGACCTGCGCCCGAGGGTCCCAGGGCCCCGGCGTGA